The Streptomyces sp. SS1-1 genome has a segment encoding these proteins:
- a CDS encoding acyl-CoA synthetase yields MSSLFPALVDAPAGRPALRFGDRALTYGELGAVAGALAARIGGADRVAVWATPALETAVAVVAALEAGVAAVPLNPRSGERELGHILSDSAPSAVLAAPGDELPAPLADLERIDVDVRAYGPLPGTEVPGEAAALVVYTSGTTGPPKGAVIPRRAVVHTLDALADAWAWTGEDVLVHGLPLFHVHGLVLGVLGPLRRGGSLRHLGRFGTDGVARELHDGATMLFGVPTMYHRIARALPDDPGLAQALGKARLLVSGSAALPVHDHERITAATGQRVVERYGMTETLMNTSVRADGERRAGTVGVPLPGVELRLVEEDGTPLTSYDGESVGEIQVRGPNLFTEYLNRPDATRDAFTADGWFRTGDMAVRDPDGYVRIVGRKATDLIKSGGYKIGAGEIENALLEHPGVREAAVTGEPDPDLGERIVAWVVPADPREPPSAEELAGHVAGRLAPHKRPRRVRYLDVLPRNDMGKIMKRALGA; encoded by the coding sequence GTGTCCTCTCTCTTCCCGGCCCTCGTGGACGCCCCGGCGGGGCGGCCCGCCCTGCGGTTCGGCGACCGCGCCCTGACCTACGGCGAGCTGGGTGCCGTGGCCGGTGCCCTCGCCGCGCGGATCGGCGGCGCGGACCGCGTCGCGGTCTGGGCGACGCCCGCGCTGGAGACCGCCGTCGCGGTGGTGGCCGCGCTGGAGGCGGGGGTCGCCGCCGTCCCGCTCAACCCGAGGTCCGGGGAGCGGGAGCTCGGGCACATCCTGTCCGACAGCGCGCCCTCGGCGGTGCTCGCCGCCCCGGGCGACGAACTGCCCGCCCCACTGGCCGACCTGGAGCGCATCGACGTGGACGTACGCGCCTACGGCCCGCTCCCCGGCACCGAGGTGCCCGGCGAGGCGGCGGCGCTGGTCGTCTACACGTCCGGCACCACCGGCCCGCCCAAGGGCGCCGTGATCCCCCGCCGGGCCGTCGTCCACACCCTGGACGCGCTCGCGGACGCCTGGGCGTGGACCGGCGAGGACGTCCTCGTGCACGGGCTGCCGCTGTTCCACGTGCACGGACTCGTCCTCGGCGTACTCGGTCCGCTGCGCCGCGGCGGATCGCTGCGCCACCTCGGCCGGTTCGGCACCGACGGGGTCGCGCGGGAGCTGCACGACGGGGCGACCATGCTGTTCGGGGTGCCGACGATGTACCACCGGATCGCGCGGGCGCTGCCGGACGATCCGGGCCTGGCCCAGGCGCTGGGCAAGGCCCGCCTGCTCGTCTCCGGTTCGGCGGCCCTCCCCGTCCACGACCACGAGCGGATCACCGCCGCGACCGGGCAGCGGGTCGTCGAGCGGTACGGCATGACGGAGACGCTGATGAACACCAGCGTCCGCGCCGACGGCGAGCGCCGCGCCGGCACGGTCGGCGTCCCGCTGCCCGGCGTGGAGCTGCGGCTGGTCGAGGAGGACGGCACCCCGCTGACGTCGTACGACGGCGAGAGCGTCGGCGAGATCCAGGTGCGCGGCCCGAACCTGTTCACGGAGTACCTGAACCGGCCCGACGCCACGCGGGACGCCTTCACGGCGGACGGCTGGTTCCGCACCGGCGACATGGCGGTGCGCGACCCCGACGGCTACGTCCGTATCGTCGGCCGCAAGGCCACCGACCTGATCAAGAGCGGCGGGTACAAGATCGGCGCCGGGGAGATCGAGAACGCCCTGCTGGAGCACCCCGGGGTGCGGGAGGCGGCCGTCACCGGGGAGCCTGACCCGGACCTCGGCGAGCGGATCGTGGCCTGGGTCGTCCCGGCGGACCCGCGGGAGCCCCCGTCGGCGGAGGAACTCGCCGGCCATGTCGCCGGGCGGCTTGCCCCGCACAAGCGCCCGCGCCGGGTGCGCTACCTCGACGTCCTGCCCCGCAACGACATGGGGAAGATCATGAAGCGGGCGCTGGGCGCATGA
- a CDS encoding carboxyl transferase domain-containing protein, which yields MTQRLTARQVISLVAEDFTELPPVGVPPGDRPDGPLDWRGYGDARALAAARTGERESVVCGTGSVEGTRAMLIAFEFGYLGGSLGVRTGDRLEAAYTHARAHRLPVVPLVATGGSRMQEGMLALTQLQRVARQSALTREAGLAQIAVLRDPTTGGGWATLGAGADVTLALPGAQVGFAGSRVRPPDADPSAYTAEAQLASGAVDALVRPGRLRHELGRWLRLLTAPSGEAAPPPRALGGATGAPVSGRDAVRRARAPERPRAARYLDAYFTHRVALTGDRCGGADPEGMLCGFGEHEGRTVAYAAQTGTATRPAGYRTAARLIRLADRLGIPVLTLVDTPGAANDAEAERAGVGAAIADLFTVLASVRTPVTTLLIGEGGSGGALALAAPGNTWATPDSYFSVIAPELAAAILKRGPDEVDATADQLRLRPQDLVEAGLIRGVVEG from the coding sequence ATGACGCAACGCCTGACGGCCCGCCAGGTCATCTCGCTGGTGGCCGAGGACTTCACCGAACTCCCCCCTGTGGGTGTCCCGCCCGGCGACCGCCCCGACGGCCCGCTGGACTGGCGGGGTTACGGCGACGCCCGCGCCCTGGCCGCCGCCCGCACCGGCGAGCGGGAGTCCGTGGTGTGCGGCACCGGCAGCGTCGAGGGCACCCGCGCGATGCTGATCGCCTTCGAGTTCGGCTATCTCGGCGGCTCGCTCGGCGTGCGCACCGGGGACCGGCTGGAGGCGGCGTACACCCATGCCCGCGCCCACCGTCTGCCGGTGGTGCCGCTGGTGGCGACGGGCGGCAGCCGGATGCAGGAGGGCATGCTCGCCCTCACCCAGCTCCAGCGGGTGGCACGGCAGTCGGCGCTCACCCGGGAGGCCGGGCTGGCGCAGATCGCGGTGCTGCGGGACCCGACGACCGGCGGCGGCTGGGCGACGCTCGGCGCGGGCGCCGACGTGACGCTCGCGCTGCCCGGCGCCCAGGTCGGCTTCGCCGGTTCCCGGGTCCGCCCGCCGGACGCGGACCCGTCCGCCTATACGGCCGAGGCCCAGCTGGCGTCCGGCGCGGTGGACGCGCTGGTCCGCCCCGGCCGGCTGCGTCACGAACTCGGCCGCTGGCTGCGGCTGCTGACGGCACCGTCCGGCGAGGCCGCACCCCCGCCGCGCGCGCTCGGCGGCGCCACCGGGGCGCCGGTCTCGGGCCGGGACGCGGTGCGGCGCGCCCGAGCGCCCGAACGCCCGCGCGCGGCACGCTATCTGGACGCCTACTTCACCCACCGCGTCGCCCTGACCGGCGACCGGTGCGGCGGCGCGGACCCGGAGGGCATGCTGTGCGGCTTCGGCGAGCACGAGGGCCGTACGGTCGCGTACGCCGCGCAGACGGGGACGGCGACCCGGCCCGCCGGGTACCGCACCGCCGCCCGGCTGATCCGGCTCGCCGACCGGCTCGGCATCCCGGTGCTCACGCTGGTGGACACGCCGGGCGCCGCGAACGACGCGGAGGCGGAGCGCGCGGGCGTCGGTGCGGCCATCGCGGACCTCTTCACGGTGCTGGCGTCGGTCCGCACCCCGGTGACGACCCTGCTGATCGGCGAGGGCGGCTCCGGCGGCGCGCTCGCCCTCGCGGCACCGGGCAACACCTGGGCCACCCCGGACAGCTACTTCTCGGTGATCGCCCCGGAACTCGCGGCGGCCATCCTCAAGCGCGGCCCGGACGAGGTGGACGCGACGGCGGACCAGCTGCGCCTGCGCCCGCAGGACCTCGTCGAGGCGGGGCTGATCCGGGGCGTCGTCGAAGGCTAG
- a CDS encoding rod shape-determining protein, whose product MTATLEQLRRCHFAVDLGAARTRVYVKGAGLVVDQPSAAAVNTRTGALIAVGEFAERMTGRTPDYIRVVRPVSGGTVVDIEMAQRMLRHLLGDKMRRGLRRRPFLRAAVCTPHDADPLAQRAAIETLVGLGARRVELVDTLIAAAVGCGLPVEQPEASMIMVCGAAATEVAVLSLGNIVTAERIRVGGEAVDHAIVQHLRHQHELMLPSQNVRPLQLALSGNGLTAQGPASTEIHGRDVCTGLARSVRVDTAAVRDAIQTPLTAVLDSIGKVLRDCPPDLVADLADRGIMMVGGSALLPGFDEMLRQATSMPVHIAERPDVCAVQGLGTMLEGRIEPLELDPAT is encoded by the coding sequence ATGACCGCCACGCTGGAGCAGCTGCGACGCTGCCACTTCGCCGTCGATCTGGGAGCGGCCAGGACCCGCGTCTATGTGAAGGGCGCGGGGCTCGTCGTCGACCAGCCGTCCGCCGCCGCCGTCAACACCCGCACGGGCGCGCTCATCGCGGTCGGCGAGTTCGCGGAGCGGATGACCGGCCGCACCCCGGACTACATCCGCGTCGTCCGGCCCGTCTCGGGAGGCACGGTCGTCGACATCGAGATGGCGCAGCGCATGCTGCGGCACCTCCTGGGCGACAAGATGCGCCGCGGTCTGCGCCGCAGGCCCTTCCTGCGGGCCGCCGTCTGCACCCCGCACGACGCCGATCCGCTCGCCCAGCGCGCCGCCATCGAGACGCTGGTCGGCCTCGGCGCCCGCCGGGTGGAGCTGGTGGACACCCTGATCGCCGCCGCCGTCGGCTGCGGACTGCCCGTGGAGCAGCCCGAGGCCAGCATGATCATGGTGTGCGGGGCCGCCGCGACCGAGGTGGCCGTGCTGTCGCTGGGCAACATCGTGACGGCCGAGCGGATCCGGGTCGGCGGCGAGGCCGTGGACCACGCGATCGTGCAGCACCTGCGGCACCAGCACGAACTGATGCTGCCCAGCCAGAACGTACGGCCGCTCCAGCTCGCGCTGTCCGGCAACGGGCTCACCGCGCAGGGCCCCGCGTCCACGGAGATCCACGGCCGGGACGTCTGCACCGGGCTCGCCCGGTCCGTGCGGGTCGACACGGCGGCCGTGCGGGACGCCATCCAGACGCCGCTCACCGCCGTCCTCGACAGCATCGGCAAGGTGCTGCGGGACTGCCCGCCCGACCTGGTCGCCGACCTCGCCGACCGCGGGATCATGATGGTCGGCGGCAGCGCCCTGCTCCCCGGTTTCGACGAGATGCTGCGGCAGGCCACCAGCATGCCGGTGCACATCGCCGAACGGCCCGACGTCTGCGCCGTACAGGGTCTCGGCACGATGCTGGAGGGCCGGATCGAGCCGCTGGAGCTGGACCCGGCGACCTGA
- a CDS encoding DUF1876 domain-containing protein has product MDDKNWTVRIHITEDGDDTLAEAVLTTPDTSTVTGRGTAHRNPVDRSVPEVGDELAACRALEDLALRLHDVASDHIVALAGPADRAPQGAWERP; this is encoded by the coding sequence ATGGATGACAAGAACTGGACCGTCCGCATCCACATCACCGAGGACGGCGACGACACCCTCGCCGAAGCCGTGCTGACGACCCCGGACACGTCGACCGTCACGGGCCGGGGCACGGCCCACCGCAACCCCGTCGACCGCAGCGTCCCCGAGGTCGGCGACGAGCTGGCCGCCTGCCGCGCCCTGGAGGACCTGGCGCTGCGGCTGCACGACGTCGCCTCCGACCACATCGTCGCGCTGGCCGGCCCGGCCGACCGCGCGCCGCAGGGCGCCTGGGAACGCCCCTGA
- a CDS encoding DUF475 domain-containing protein → MLLRTFGWSMGVTVIGLVLAAWLWGWEAFGVVLILSVLEISLSFDNAVVNAGILKRMNAFWQRIFQTVGVLIAVFGMRLVFPVVIVAISARVGPAEAVRLALDDPDRYEALVTDAHPAIAAFGGMFLLMIFLEFILEEREITWLSRLERPLARLGRIDLLAPCVALIVLLVAATTVAGHAHVSGGHADKAATVLLAGVAGLITYLAVGGLSSHFESRLEAEEEREHEEEEQRARTGGGRPVAALAGKAAFFLFLYLEVLDASFSFDGVIGAFAITNHIFWMALGLGIGALYVRSLTVYLVRQGTLDDYVYLEHGAHYAIGALAVILLVTIRYEINEVITGLVGVVLIASSFLASVRRNRALAAAGDEDPERSEEARTGT, encoded by the coding sequence ATGCTGCTGAGGACCTTCGGCTGGTCGATGGGCGTCACGGTGATCGGTCTCGTCCTCGCGGCGTGGCTGTGGGGCTGGGAGGCGTTCGGGGTCGTACTGATCCTGTCCGTGCTGGAGATCTCGCTGTCCTTCGACAACGCGGTCGTCAACGCCGGGATCCTGAAGCGGATGAACGCCTTCTGGCAGCGGATCTTCCAGACCGTCGGCGTGCTGATCGCCGTGTTCGGCATGCGGCTGGTGTTCCCGGTCGTGATCGTCGCCATCAGCGCCCGGGTCGGGCCCGCCGAGGCCGTACGGCTGGCGCTGGACGACCCGGACCGCTACGAGGCCCTCGTCACCGACGCGCATCCGGCGATCGCCGCGTTCGGCGGCATGTTCCTGCTGATGATCTTCCTGGAGTTCATCCTGGAGGAACGGGAGATCACCTGGCTGTCCCGGCTGGAGCGCCCGCTGGCGCGGCTCGGGCGGATCGACCTGCTGGCGCCCTGCGTGGCGCTGATCGTGCTGCTGGTCGCGGCCACGACGGTCGCCGGGCACGCGCACGTCAGCGGTGGCCACGCGGACAAGGCGGCCACGGTCCTGCTCGCCGGGGTCGCGGGGCTGATCACCTATCTCGCCGTGGGCGGTCTGTCCTCGCACTTCGAGAGCCGTCTGGAGGCGGAGGAGGAACGCGAGCACGAGGAGGAGGAGCAGCGGGCCCGAACCGGGGGCGGACGTCCGGTCGCCGCCCTCGCCGGCAAGGCGGCGTTCTTCCTCTTCCTCTACCTGGAGGTCCTGGACGCGTCGTTCTCCTTCGACGGGGTGATCGGCGCCTTCGCCATCACCAACCACATCTTCTGGATGGCGCTCGGCCTGGGCATCGGCGCCCTGTACGTCCGGTCCCTCACGGTCTACCTGGTCCGCCAGGGCACCCTCGACGACTACGTCTACCTGGAGCACGGCGCCCACTACGCCATCGGCGCCCTCGCGGTGATCCTGCTGGTCACCATCCGCTACGAGATCAACGAGGTGATCACGGGCCTGGTCGGCGTGGTCCTGATCGCCTCGTCCTTCCTGGCGTCCGTGCGCCGCAACCGGGCGCTCGCGGCCGCCGGGGACGAGGACCCGGAGCGGTCCGAGGAGGCCCGGACGGGCACGTGA